From the genome of Candidatus Defluviilinea proxima:
AAATCCCGCCACTGCGATTGCGCTGGAGGAATCGGGGATCTGGTTACTGCCGCGTCAGGCATTGGAAGATGTTTTATTGGCACATCCACGCACAGCGTTACAGATCATGGAAAGCATGGCGGATCGCTTCATCAGCCTTGTGGCGTTGACAGTGGATTTGTCCCTACGAACCGTGGAAGCACGGTTCGCAAAACTTTTGCTTGAACAAGCCGAAGGGGATGTGATCGAACGCCGGCGCTGGACAACGCAAACAGAAATGGCGTCGCACCTCGGCACTGTACCAGATGTATTGAGTCGCGTCATCCGCGAATTGACGAAGGTGGGAATCATTGAAATGGATAAACAGCACATCCGTATTTTGAATCGTGAGGAATTAACGAAGCGGGCAATGATGTAAGTAAATCCCGCTCGATTTCATCATTTTATGGAATTGCTGTGCCAGTTTCGATGAGGGTTGGAGTCGCCTGCGGAGTGAGGGTCATGAATCCGTGTTGATAATTCAGTTGATTAATATCCCATTTCGTTTTCATATAGGTGAGAATAAAGCTAATCTCCCAATCTGCCAGCCTGTTCTTGAACGCAGGCATGAAAATGGGTTTATCCAGGTTACGACCTTCTTTTATAATTTTCATGAGGTCTTGCTCGGAATATTGCCAGGCTTTTCCGCCACCATCAAGCGGCGGTGGGAGATGTGAACCATCTGCCAAATTTGTCTGCCATGCGGGGTTGCCAGCCAGATCCGCCCCATGACATTGGGCACAGTGATGTTGATACAGCCATTCGCCACCTTGAACATGCGCAGGGGCAAGAGTCACAGCGCAGATCACTGGCGTATAAGTTGCCCCCGCCAAAATTTGCGCGCTGATCGGCATACCGTTCTTGAGCAAGTAACGCAAATCTGCGCTCATCTCAGAAGGCGGAGTGCCATGTTGCCAGTTCATGATTACATAACCGCTGCGGTCAATCACTGTGATGAAACCCGAATGGTCTACGGAATAGTTATCTTTTGATTCAGAATTTATTTTATAGTAGATATTAAAGGCGCTGGTGATCAGATCAATTTCTTCGCGGGTTCCTGTTGCCCCAATGAAACTTGGAGCAAATAACTGCACATACTGACCAAGTTTTTCGGGTGTATCGCGGTTTGGATCAACAGAGACAAATATCACCTGTACCTGTGCGGCTTCTTCAGGAGATAAATTACCCAATGTCAGTTTTAGGTTTGCCAATGAAGTGGGGCAGACATCGGGGCAGGATGTGTATCCAAAATACAACAGGGTTATCTTGCCGCGATGATCACTGAGGCGAACAGGTCCCGAATCTGCACGCAAAACGATCTCAGCCGCCAGTTTGGGGTCCTGCAATACCGAACCATGGAATTGATATTGCGTAGAGTATTGAAAGCCCCAAATGCCCAGGATGGCTAACAAGAAAACGATAATCAGGATGACGAAGACTTTTTTCATTGGATTCCCTTTCGATTCCGATAATGCCTACTATACCGAAAAAGCCAAACTCCGTCTTTGTTCCATCGCAAAGATGACAGGATCAAAATAGCCTGGAACATTACCAGCTTATGAATACTCATACTTCTCGGAGTAAAATAGAAATATGAGTATTACAACAAAAGAGATAAAACAAGTCGTTGTTTTTCAAAGCGCAACAGAAAATGAGTTGCAACTCATTCTGAAAAACAGCATTATTCGCTCAATTGAAGAAAATGAATTCTTCTTCATTCAAGGCGAAGCCGCGCAATATTTGTACATACTCACCAGCGGACAGATCAAGCTGATGCAATCCAATCCCAATGGACAGCAGGTCAATCTGCGGACAATCCACCCGTGGCAAATGTTTGGCGCGCTGGGCGCTGTCCGCGCGGAAGCCACCTACCCCGCCACCGCACAGGCATTGGAAGATAGTTCCGCGCTTGCCATCGAAAGCGGATTCCTGCGCAAAATGCTGGAGACAAGTCCGCACATTTCGTTTGACATGATGACCCTGATGACCTCCTACATTCAGGAAATGCAGGCGCGATACCGCGAACTCGCAACGGAGCGGGTTGAGCAAAGAGTGGCTAACGCGCTGATTCGCCTGGCTGGGCAATCAGGCATCAGGTCAGAAAAAGATGCGGGGATCGTTCTATCGTTCTCAAGGCAGGATGTGGCAGAGATGACTGGCACAACGCTTTACACAGTCAGCCGCCTGTTCAGCGAATGGGAGCGGCAACAAATCATCGAAACAGGCAGGGAAAAGATCAAGATCATCAAGCCGCATGATCTGGTACGCATTGCAGACGGCTTGGAAAAATAGTCATCACAGATCCTGTTTGCGTCAGCGCAAAGACAGATGCCGCAGAATCGGTAAAATCAAAATATGAAATTACAACTCCGTTTTCTACCCTTTCTTGCATTTGCCATCCTCGCCCTGCTTTTTGCAATGTGGGCGGGCTTATTACGCATGGGCTGGACCCTGCCTGCATTCGATAATCTTGCCATCGCGCACGGACCATTGATGGTCTCTGGATTCCTCGGCGTGTTGATTCCGCTCGAACGAGCGGTAGCCATCCGCCAAAAGTGGATGTTCGGCGTGCCGATCATCGCTGGGGTCGGCTGGGTCAGCCTGTTATTTGCGCCGCCTGTCGGCGCGGTCTTGCTCACACTCGGCAGCCTCGGCACACTGGCGATCCTGGGCGTGATGGTCAAACGCGAGCCGCACATCCACACCATCACCATGGGCGTCGGCGCGCTTGCTTTCGTGGTCGGTAATTTTTTGTGGATAATGGGATTCCCCATCTTCCAGATCGTTTTCTGGTGGATGACCTTTCTCGTGCTGACGATCGGCGGCGAACGGCTCGAACTCAGCCGAGTGCTGAAACCAACCCTTGGGCAGATTCGCCTCTTCAGCCTGGTCGCTGCTGCGCTCGTGGCTGGGGCGATCCTCGCCACCTTTGACTTGAATTCTGGCTCACGCCTCGGCGGCGCTGCTATGCTAGGGCTTGGATTCTGGTTTCTGCGCTACGACCTGGCTTCACGCAACATCCGCCACCCCAACCCGTTGACACGCTACATCGCCATCTGTCTCTTCGGCGGGTACTTCTGGCTGGTAATTGCGGGCGGCATGTTTTTGTATCATGGAGCGCTCTACGCGGGTCCGCTCTATGATGCCGCCCTGCACGCGGTTTTCGTCGGCTTCGTGTTTGCCATGATCTTCGGTCATGCTCCCATTATCTTCCCCGCCATTCTGGGCGCACAAATCAAGTTTTACCCCGTGTTCTACGCCCATCTCATTCTCCTGCACCTTTCGCTCGTCACACGCATCGTCGGAGACCTGACCAATCAAATGGAAATTCGCAAATGGGGCGGGGTGTTCAATGAAACGGCTATCCTGCTCTTTCTCGCGCTGACGGTTTTTTCCATCGTCAAGGGAGGGAAGGAATAATGCCCACAATCACTCGCTGGTTTATCAAAGCCGCACTCGTCTCCCTCGTTTTGGGTTTGG
Proteins encoded in this window:
- a CDS encoding Crp/Fnr family transcriptional regulator, with the protein product MQTDILLKRLQTFEFLRGLDHETLTTLSKSAVWKVFPPDAVVFWEGDTETNLYYMQYGSLKVLKTSPEGREQVLRFLDAGEIFNEIGVFAKRANPATAIALEESGIWLLPRQALEDVLLAHPRTALQIMESMADRFISLVALTVDLSLRTVEARFAKLLLEQAEGDVIERRRWTTQTEMASHLGTVPDVLSRVIRELTKVGIIEMDKQHIRILNREELTKRAMM
- a CDS encoding SCO family protein; this translates as MKKVFVILIIVFLLAILGIWGFQYSTQYQFHGSVLQDPKLAAEIVLRADSGPVRLSDHRGKITLLYFGYTSCPDVCPTSLANLKLTLGNLSPEEAAQVQVIFVSVDPNRDTPEKLGQYVQLFAPSFIGATGTREEIDLITSAFNIYYKINSESKDNYSVDHSGFITVIDRSGYVIMNWQHGTPPSEMSADLRYLLKNGMPISAQILAGATYTPVICAVTLAPAHVQGGEWLYQHHCAQCHGADLAGNPAWQTNLADGSHLPPPLDGGGKAWQYSEQDLMKIIKEGRNLDKPIFMPAFKNRLADWEISFILTYMKTKWDINQLNYQHGFMTLTPQATPTLIETGTAIP
- a CDS encoding Crp/Fnr family transcriptional regulator, coding for MSITTKEIKQVVVFQSATENELQLILKNSIIRSIEENEFFFIQGEAAQYLYILTSGQIKLMQSNPNGQQVNLRTIHPWQMFGALGAVRAEATYPATAQALEDSSALAIESGFLRKMLETSPHISFDMMTLMTSYIQEMQARYRELATERVEQRVANALIRLAGQSGIRSEKDAGIVLSFSRQDVAEMTGTTLYTVSRLFSEWERQQIIETGREKIKIIKPHDLVRIADGLEK